Proteins encoded within one genomic window of Salipaludibacillus agaradhaerens:
- a CDS encoding type Z 30S ribosomal protein S14, with the protein MAKKSMIAKQKRAKKFNVQEYTRCERCGRPHSVIRKFKLCRICFRELAYKGQIPGVKKASW; encoded by the coding sequence TTGGCGAAAAAATCGATGATCGCAAAACAGAAGCGCGCGAAAAAGTTTAATGTTCAAGAATACACTCGTTGCGAACGTTGTGGACGCCCTCACAGTGTGATTCGCAAGTTTAAACTTTGCCGTATCTGCTTCCGAGAACTTGCATATAAAGGTCAAATTCCGGGCGTTAAAAAAGCTAGCTGGTAA
- the rpsH gene encoding 30S ribosomal protein S8: protein MVMTDPIADMLTRIRNANTVRHTSLELPASKIKREIADILKREGFIRDYEYIEDNKQGILRLFLKYGGNNEKVITGLKKISKPGLRVYAKSDELPRVLGGLGIAIISSSTGVITDKEARQHKVGGEVLAYVW, encoded by the coding sequence ATGGTCATGACAGATCCAATTGCTGATATGCTTACTCGCATTCGTAATGCGAATACAGTTCGACACACAAGCCTAGAGCTTCCGGCTTCAAAAATCAAGCGTGAAATCGCTGATATTCTAAAACGCGAAGGTTTTATCCGCGACTACGAATATATCGAGGATAACAAACAAGGTATCCTTCGTCTTTTCCTTAAGTACGGTGGAAATAACGAAAAAGTTATCACCGGCCTTAAGAAAATTAGTAAACCAGGTTTGCGTGTTTATGCAAAATCTGATGAGCTTCCACGTGTCCTTGGTGGACTTGGAATCGCGATTATTTCATCATCTACAGGTGTCATTACTGACAAAGAAGCACGACAACATAAAGTAGGCGGCGAAGTACTCGCTTACGTTTGGTAA
- the rplX gene encoding 50S ribosomal protein L24: protein MHVKQGDNVKIISGKDKGKEGKILEAYPSKQRVLVEGVNMIKKHAKPSQANPQGGILNQEAPIHVSNVMPIDPKTGEPTRVGYKEVDGKKVRIAKKSGESLDK, encoded by the coding sequence TTGCATGTCAAACAAGGAGATAACGTGAAAATTATCTCTGGAAAAGACAAAGGCAAAGAAGGTAAAATCCTTGAAGCATACCCAAGTAAACAACGTGTGCTCGTGGAAGGCGTCAACATGATAAAAAAACACGCTAAGCCATCCCAAGCAAATCCGCAAGGCGGAATCTTGAATCAAGAAGCTCCTATTCACGTATCGAACGTGATGCCTATTGATCCAAAAACGGGTGAGCCAACACGTGTAGGTTATAAAGAAGTAGACGGAAAAAAAGTACGTATTGCTAAAAAATCTGGCGAATCACTTGATAAGTAA
- the rplE gene encoding 50S ribosomal protein L5, whose amino-acid sequence MSRLKEKFSKEITPSLTEKFNYTSVMEVPKVEKIVINMGVGDAVQNSKVLDKAVEELTLIAGQKPLITKAKKSIAGFKLREGMPIGAKVTLRGERMYDFLDKLIAVSLPRVRDFRGVSKKAFDGRGNYTLGVKEQLIFPEIEYDKVDKVRGMDIVIVTTANTDEEARELLTQMGMPFQK is encoded by the coding sequence ATGAGTCGTTTAAAAGAAAAGTTTAGTAAGGAGATCACTCCTTCACTTACAGAAAAATTTAACTACACGTCTGTTATGGAAGTACCAAAAGTAGAGAAAATCGTTATAAACATGGGTGTGGGTGACGCAGTTCAAAACTCTAAAGTTTTGGATAAGGCTGTTGAGGAATTAACACTTATTGCAGGTCAAAAACCATTGATTACGAAAGCTAAAAAGTCTATTGCTGGATTTAAGCTTCGTGAAGGGATGCCGATCGGTGCGAAAGTGACATTACGTGGTGAACGTATGTATGATTTCCTTGATAAACTAATCGCTGTTTCTCTACCACGTGTACGTGACTTCCGTGGTGTTTCTAAAAAAGCATTTGACGGTCGTGGTAACTATACATTAGGCGTAAAAGAACAATTGATTTTCCCAGAAATCGAGTATGACAAAGTTGATAAAGTTCGCGGAATGGATATCGTCATTGTTACAACAGCCAACACAGACGAAGAAGCACGTGAACTTCTCACTCAAATGGGCATGCCGTTTCAAAAATAA